The following are encoded together in the Zingiber officinale cultivar Zhangliang chromosome 8A, Zo_v1.1, whole genome shotgun sequence genome:
- the LOC122011299 gene encoding transcription termination factor MTERF8, chloroplastic-like, with amino-acid sequence MFHSLVRRRAFPPPTQLRLVSFSTGASASSSGATASPDPHFLAEYLVDTCGFSADDASKVSKSFRRFRSTEKPDAVLGFFRSQGLDGANLRKIISWKPRLLGWDVETNLAPKFNFLRDMGFSVSDAVKVVMRHPGILSLNVQNTLLPRLKVWESLFGSREILLKNLRRRSRFICNNDNLVRPNLNFLRDECGIPEEQVFLVIKRDPSFMVQNLDAIRALVNRADEIGIPRESRMFLWIVFALRRVSREKFEARVKIMNSFGWSNSDYVAVVKKHPTLIWVSTEALQRKMEFLIKDVGMAPLDIAKHSTFLDLSLEKRLIPRFHVMEILKSEGLWTSQMKVSTLFSLPGPKFLQKYVLPYKDKLPKLLEVL; translated from the coding sequence ATGTTTCACTCCCTGGTCCGCCGCCGTGCCTTCCCTCCTCCGACCCAACTCCGTCTCGTCTCCTTCTCCACCGGCGCTTCAGCCTCCTCCTCAGGCGCCACCGCTTCTCCCGATCCGCACTTCTTGGCCGAGTACCTCGTGGATACATGCGGGTTCTCCGCCGACGATGCTTCCAAGGTCTCAAAGTCGTTCCGCCGTTTTCGGTCCACCGAGAAGCCCGACGCTGTTCTTGGATTCTTCAGATCTCAGGGCCTTGATGGCGCTAATCTCAGAAAGATAATATCTTGGAAGCCAAGATTGCTCGGCTGGGATGTGGAGACGAACCTCGCTCCGAAGTTCAATTTTTTGCGCGACATGGGGTTCTCGGTGTCCGACGCAGTCAAGGTCGTTATGCGGCACCCCGGCATTCTTTCCCTCAACGTCCAGAACACGCTTCTCCCCAGATTGAAGGTTTGGGAAAGTCTTTTTGGATCCAGGGAGATCCTTCTCAAGAATCTCCGGAGGCGTAGCAGGTTTATCTGCAACAACGATAATCTGGTGCGCCCTAACTTGAACTTCTTACGGGATGAATGTGGCATTCCTGAAGAGCAGGTTTTTCTTGTCATTAAAAGGGACCCGAGCTTCATGGTGCAGAACCTAGATGCCATCCGGGCTCTAGTAAATAGAGCTGACGAGATTGGAATTCCCCGAGAATCTAGGATGTTCCTCTGGATCGTTTTTGCGCTGCGCAGGGTCAGCAGGGAAAAATTTGAGGCCCGAGTCAAGATCATGAACAGCTTTGGTTGGTCAAACTCGGATTACGTTGCTGTAGTGAAGAAACATCCAACTTTGATATGGGTTTCCACAGAGGCATTGCAGAGAAAGATGGAGTTTTTAATCAAGGATGTTGGAATGGCACCTTTAGACATTGCTAAGCATTCGACGTTTTTAGATTTAAGTTTGGAAAAGAGGTTAATTCCTCGATTTCATGTGATGGAGATTTTGAAATCTGAAGGGTTATGGACTTCACAGATGAAGGTATCTACGCTTTTCTCATTGCCAGGACCAAAATTTTTGCAGAAGTATGTGCTCCCTTACAAAGATAAATTACCCAAACTGCTTGAAGTTTTGTGA